Proteins from one Pueribacillus theae genomic window:
- a CDS encoding GNAT family N-acetyltransferase, translating into MKIRKATINDIPELASLMTQLGYPTSVEKMEIRFNNIESNPSYHTIVADIGGKVVGMAGLCTGMFYEYDGSYIRIVAFVVDSNYRRKGLGKKLIEAENWARKQGASVIVLNSGNREERNNAHQFYLNLGFKDKSTGFVKSLL; encoded by the coding sequence ATGAAAATTAGAAAAGCTACAATAAACGATATTCCTGAATTAGCCTCATTAATGACGCAACTTGGTTATCCTACTTCAGTAGAAAAAATGGAAATTAGATTTAATAATATAGAATCGAACCCTAGTTATCATACGATAGTTGCCGATATCGGTGGAAAAGTTGTTGGTATGGCCGGTTTATGTACTGGGATGTTTTACGAATATGATGGTTCTTATATTCGAATTGTGGCTTTTGTTGTGGATTCTAACTATCGGAGAAAAGGACTAGGCAAAAAGCTAATCGAAGCAGAAAATTGGGCAAGAAAACAAGGCGCAAGTGTAATCGTTTTAAACAGCGGAAATCGAGAAGAGAGAAATAATGCACATCAATTTTATTTAAATCTGGGATTTAAAGACAAGAGTACTGGATTTGTTAAAAGTCTGCTCTAA
- a CDS encoding HAD family hydrolase has translation MIKAVIFDLDGTLLNRDASIQKFIVEQYERLNKWVGHIPREKYISRFIELDSRGYVWKDKVYQQMVNEFNINKITWEGLLQDYKDEFKYSCVPFPNLIKILDILKSRSIRLGMITNGKGQFRMTNIEALGIKNYFDTILISEWEGIKKPNPKIFKKALSQLNVSANESIYVGDHPLNDIKGAQNIGMKGIWKKDIQWVDVEADYVIDDLKELLPIIDDKLTRSGI, from the coding sequence ATGATTAAGGCGGTTATTTTTGATTTAGATGGTACTTTGTTAAATAGAGATGCTTCGATTCAAAAGTTTATAGTCGAACAATACGAGCGATTGAATAAATGGGTAGGCCATATTCCAAGAGAAAAATACATTTCAAGGTTTATAGAATTAGATAGCCGTGGATATGTTTGGAAAGATAAAGTTTATCAACAAATGGTCAATGAATTTAATATAAATAAAATAACATGGGAAGGTTTACTTCAAGATTATAAAGATGAATTTAAATATAGTTGTGTTCCCTTTCCTAATCTAATTAAGATATTAGACATATTAAAAAGCAGATCCATTCGTTTAGGAATGATTACGAATGGAAAAGGGCAGTTCCGAATGACTAATATAGAGGCTTTAGGTATTAAAAATTATTTTGATACGATACTCATTTCTGAATGGGAAGGTATAAAAAAACCTAATCCTAAGATTTTTAAAAAAGCATTAAGCCAACTCAATGTTTCAGCGAATGAGAGTATATACGTTGGAGACCATCCATTAAACGATATAAAAGGTGCTCAAAATATCGGAATGAAAGGAATTTGGAAAAAAGATATTCAGTGGGTAGATGTAGAGGCAGATTATGTAATTGATGATTTAAAAGAATTATTACCAATTATAGATGACAAATTAACAAGATCTGGTATCTAG
- a CDS encoding ABC transporter substrate-binding protein, translating to MRLKWMVPLLVLLVTLVSAGCSSGAKEAEVEKESPKQSTQSSEDETKNPKSGGTYTIVTASDPDMLDPHRSSSIYTHGYMGLVYNKLLTYETGPDIDYTDYNIVGDLAEKWEVSDDGKVYTFHLRDANFHNIPPVNGRKLVAEDVVATMERMMTLPGHQASLLAEVESVEAKDEKTVVFTLKQPLTPFLNFIANHFMWILPKEAIDGDFDVTTTAIGTGPFMLEKWEDNIGATFVRNPDFYEEGKPYIEKVEYLVIPDVSAQIAAFRTGKADVISQISPEEIDNLLKTNPDTVINEVMIPTQIQVAMNMDRDPFKDVRVRKAISMAIDRQNAVDQIFGGGEVSSPVNPSLGDWALPKEEREKLQPFDQEKAKQLLAEAGFPDGFDTTIMVTDGYGQQPVRIAQWVAEDLRAIGINADFQVTEYATFYTEKYPKKDYDMVVTYQTFFQEADEWLRTQLRTGSPRNWFGVSDPELDKMLDEQRVMLDENERKAKVHDIQRYLLEEIVNPIPLVTNYVYSPRHPHVKNYHPHASYGNIHMKNVWLDK from the coding sequence ATGCGATTAAAATGGATGGTTCCTTTGCTTGTTTTATTGGTAACACTAGTTTCAGCAGGCTGCAGTTCCGGAGCAAAAGAAGCCGAAGTTGAAAAGGAGAGCCCAAAACAAAGTACTCAATCAAGTGAAGATGAAACGAAAAATCCGAAGAGCGGCGGTACGTATACCATTGTCACGGCATCAGACCCAGATATGCTTGATCCACATCGTTCTTCATCAATCTACACACATGGATATATGGGTTTAGTCTACAACAAGTTATTAACCTATGAAACAGGGCCAGATATTGATTATACCGATTATAATATCGTTGGGGATTTAGCCGAAAAGTGGGAAGTTTCGGATGACGGAAAGGTTTATACCTTTCATTTGCGTGATGCCAATTTCCATAATATCCCTCCAGTAAATGGACGCAAGCTTGTGGCAGAGGATGTTGTTGCTACTATGGAAAGAATGATGACATTGCCTGGGCATCAAGCGTCATTACTGGCTGAAGTTGAAAGTGTTGAAGCAAAGGATGAAAAAACAGTCGTCTTTACATTGAAACAGCCTTTAACACCATTCTTAAATTTCATTGCCAATCATTTTATGTGGATTTTGCCTAAGGAAGCGATTGATGGAGATTTTGATGTAACGACTACAGCGATTGGTACAGGACCGTTTATGTTGGAGAAATGGGAAGATAACATTGGCGCGACATTTGTTCGCAACCCAGACTTTTATGAAGAGGGGAAACCTTACATCGAGAAAGTCGAATATTTGGTGATTCCGGATGTATCTGCACAAATCGCTGCGTTTCGAACCGGAAAGGCTGACGTCATCTCCCAAATTTCACCAGAAGAAATTGACAATCTGCTAAAGACGAACCCAGATACCGTCATTAATGAAGTGATGATCCCTACGCAAATCCAAGTAGCAATGAATATGGATCGTGATCCTTTTAAAGACGTTCGCGTCCGCAAAGCGATTAGTATGGCCATCGATCGGCAAAATGCGGTTGACCAGATTTTTGGAGGGGGAGAAGTGAGCAGCCCCGTTAACCCATCATTGGGCGATTGGGCTTTACCAAAAGAAGAAAGAGAAAAATTACAGCCGTTTGACCAAGAAAAAGCAAAGCAATTGTTAGCGGAGGCCGGTTTTCCCGATGGGTTTGATACTACTATCATGGTCACTGATGGATATGGTCAACAACCGGTTCGTATCGCACAGTGGGTGGCAGAAGATTTAAGAGCGATTGGAATTAATGCCGATTTTCAAGTGACAGAGTACGCAACTTTCTATACTGAAAAATATCCAAAGAAAGACTATGATATGGTCGTTACGTACCAAACGTTTTTTCAAGAGGCAGATGAATGGTTAAGGACACAATTAAGAACGGGTTCGCCGCGCAACTGGTTTGGCGTCAGTGATCCTGAACTTGATAAAATGCTTGATGAACAGCGTGTGATGCTTGACGAAAATGAAAGAAAAGCAAAGGTTCACGACATCCAACGCTATCTACTAGAAGAAATCGTTAACCCAATTCCATTGGTGACAAATTACGTTTACAGTCCAAGACATCCTCATGTAAAAAATTACCACCCCCATGCATCTTACGGAAATATTCATATGAAAAACGTTTGGCTTGATAAGTAA
- a CDS encoding MBL fold metallo-hydrolase produces the protein MFSKMAQKIDSIALTTNWPVGPVNVYLIYGEKLTLIDTGLKNDQSWKELNEALHERGLDIRDIEQIILTHHHSDHAGLLERIIEKNPVPIYAHENARPYIERDVAFNQWSKEFFRELFTEFGVSDRLAQRLNHHKKKKLTESSLVLEKELKEGDGVPGLSSWKVIETKGHSQDHISLYCSDSRVLICGDHIIKGTPAGIFLDAPPLGEERAKPLIQYIDNLKKCLHLPVDQTFSGHGPTITNLDDAIHEQLERIENRASRVKNILKKHSGTGFEITQEMYPKRFQQSLGLFVSEITSVLDLLQQRNEVGAIKKRGKYIYHLLN, from the coding sequence TTGTTTAGTAAAATGGCACAAAAAATAGACAGCATAGCATTGACAACAAATTGGCCGGTCGGACCCGTCAATGTCTATCTTATTTATGGAGAAAAATTAACCTTAATCGATACAGGATTGAAAAACGATCAGTCTTGGAAAGAATTAAATGAGGCGTTGCACGAAAGGGGATTGGATATCCGTGATATTGAGCAAATTATATTAACCCACCATCATAGTGATCATGCTGGATTGCTTGAGAGGATCATTGAGAAAAATCCTGTACCCATTTATGCGCATGAAAACGCAAGACCCTATATTGAAAGGGATGTCGCATTCAACCAGTGGAGCAAAGAATTTTTTAGAGAGTTATTTACTGAATTTGGCGTTTCAGATAGGTTGGCTCAACGTTTAAATCATCACAAAAAAAAGAAGCTGACGGAATCAAGCTTAGTGCTGGAAAAAGAATTGAAAGAAGGTGATGGTGTACCCGGACTTTCTAGTTGGAAAGTAATTGAAACAAAAGGCCATTCACAAGACCATATTTCGTTATATTGTTCAGATAGCCGTGTGCTTATTTGTGGGGATCATATTATAAAAGGAACGCCGGCAGGAATTTTTCTAGATGCCCCTCCTTTAGGAGAAGAACGGGCGAAGCCTCTTATCCAATACATTGATAATTTAAAGAAATGCTTGCATCTCCCTGTTGACCAAACCTTTTCTGGGCATGGTCCTACGATTACAAATCTGGATGATGCGATACATGAACAATTGGAAAGAATCGAAAACCGTGCATCACGTGTTAAAAATATTTTAAAGAAACATAGTGGAACAGGATTTGAAATTACACAAGAAATGTATCCGAAACGTTTTCAACAATCGTTAGGGCTTTTTGTTTCTGAAATAACAAGTGTGCTTGACCTTTTACAACAGAGAAATGAAGTGGGAGCCATAAAAAAAAGAGGGAAATACATTTACCATTTACTAAATTAA
- a CDS encoding ABC transporter permease codes for MEQLQLEPQITQKEIAIKKNTKLIKFKDDCKRFIATQPIGTISIIFIFIVVVVAILAPLLAPYDPVAQNRQAFLAGPSAQHILGTDDLGRDVFSRIVYGSRISLIVGFASVVFSLIFGILFGVISGYFGGVVDMILQRVMDAILAIPALILALFIAALLGPAIQNVIIALVVVETPRFARIVRGEMLKIREMNYVEASRSVGSSVFRIIWKHGLPNMMAPIIVLSSLAFGQSIIAEASLSFLGIGTPPPKPSWGLMLSGASRYMENAPWLVLFPGLALGLCVLAFNLLGDSLRDFLDPKLSS; via the coding sequence GTGGAACAATTACAATTGGAGCCCCAAATCACACAAAAGGAAATCGCCATTAAAAAAAATACGAAACTCATTAAATTCAAAGACGACTGTAAGCGTTTTATTGCTACGCAGCCCATCGGCACAATTTCTATCATTTTTATCTTCATTGTTGTTGTCGTTGCCATATTGGCTCCACTTCTTGCGCCATATGATCCTGTGGCTCAAAACAGACAGGCGTTCCTTGCCGGCCCGAGCGCCCAACATATATTAGGTACAGATGATTTAGGTCGTGACGTATTTAGCCGGATTGTTTACGGTTCACGAATTTCCCTGATTGTCGGTTTTGCATCAGTCGTCTTTTCATTAATATTTGGTATTTTATTTGGCGTGATTTCCGGCTATTTCGGTGGAGTAGTCGATATGATTCTTCAGCGCGTCATGGATGCCATCTTGGCGATTCCAGCTTTAATTCTTGCTTTATTTATTGCAGCATTGTTAGGTCCGGCTATTCAGAATGTCATTATAGCATTGGTTGTCGTTGAAACTCCTCGCTTTGCGCGGATTGTGAGGGGGGAAATGCTTAAGATTCGAGAAATGAATTATGTTGAGGCATCCAGATCTGTAGGTTCTAGCGTGTTCCGTATCATTTGGAAACACGGTCTCCCAAATATGATGGCGCCGATTATTGTCCTTTCCAGTCTGGCATTTGGCCAATCAATCATTGCTGAAGCATCCTTGAGCTTTTTAGGCATCGGCACACCGCCGCCCAAACCTTCTTGGGGTTTAATGCTAAGCGGTGCAAGCCGTTACATGGAAAATGCACCCTGGCTCGTCTTATTTCCTGGTCTTGCCCTTGGCCTTTGTGTTTTAGCATTTAATTTGTTGGGCGATTCATTAAGAGACTTCCTTGATCCGAAGCTATCCTCGTAA
- the nikB gene encoding nickel ABC transporter permease, translating to MAEYIIRRLLYGILVLFIMVTFVFVVMRAVPGDVVMLQLADAGSVTDEQVAAIKEELGLDKSIGAQLSDWIAGAVRGDLGTSLWSKQPVTQMIADRLPVTLQLTFMSVVMAILIGIPIGVISAVKHNTFIDNLLRVTAVGGLSIPNFWLGLILLTFLSLVFNWIPPLGFQTFAEDPVVNIQQMILPSLVLAVALSASIIRMTRSALLEILHSDFIRTVRSKGAKERVVIYKHALRNSLVSVITLIGLQVGTLLGGTVVLESIFSLPGLGSLIFETVNSRDYPVVQSAVLVFGAMFLLVNLVVDVMYGWVDPRIRNS from the coding sequence ATGGCAGAGTATATTATCCGACGCTTACTTTATGGAATTTTAGTTTTGTTCATTATGGTCACATTTGTTTTTGTTGTCATGCGGGCCGTTCCCGGAGATGTTGTCATGCTTCAGCTTGCCGATGCAGGTTCCGTTACAGACGAACAGGTCGCTGCAATAAAGGAAGAGCTTGGCCTTGACAAAAGTATCGGAGCACAGCTGTCAGATTGGATAGCTGGTGCTGTTCGAGGAGATTTAGGAACATCACTTTGGTCAAAACAACCCGTCACGCAAATGATTGCTGACAGACTGCCTGTCACATTGCAACTTACGTTCATGTCGGTGGTCATGGCGATCCTAATCGGGATTCCAATTGGCGTCATTTCCGCGGTAAAACATAACACATTTATTGATAATCTTTTAAGAGTGACGGCGGTTGGAGGGCTATCGATACCGAATTTCTGGCTCGGATTAATCTTGCTTACCTTCCTTTCGCTTGTGTTTAATTGGATTCCACCTTTAGGATTTCAAACGTTTGCCGAAGATCCAGTTGTCAATATCCAACAAATGATTTTGCCTTCACTAGTCTTGGCTGTTGCGCTTAGTGCAAGCATCATACGGATGACACGCTCCGCTTTATTGGAAATCCTGCATTCGGACTTTATTCGTACAGTACGTTCGAAAGGTGCAAAAGAACGGGTTGTCATTTATAAACACGCGCTAAGAAACTCACTTGTGTCTGTTATTACACTGATTGGGCTACAAGTTGGAACATTATTGGGCGGAACCGTTGTCCTTGAATCGATTTTTTCTTTGCCTGGCTTGGGGAGCTTAATTTTTGAAACGGTTAATTCTAGGGACTATCCCGTTGTTCAATCTGCCGTCCTTGTATTTGGTGCGATGTTTTTACTTGTTAATCTTGTTGTCGATGTAATGTACGGATGGGTTGATCCGAGAATTCGAAACAGTTAA
- a CDS encoding ABC transporter ATP-binding protein, with protein sequence MSKETTALLHVDEMKTVFKTRLGPLEAVNGVSFHISKGETVAIVGESGSGKSVSALSIMRLLENSGKVSSGKVLYNDVNLNELSDEEIRKIRGKEIAMIFQDPMTCLDPVYTIGDQIIEAVKIHEDLSKKEYYERALQLLRLVGLPDAEERMTSYPHQLSGGQRQRVMIAIALACRPNLLIADEPTTALDVTVQAQIMELLKKLQAEFGTAIFLVTHDLGVVAEMADRVVVVYAGQVVEQADVYTLFSKPEHPYTEALLKSIPRIETKKSEQLLAIKGSVPSLNDMPSGCRFHPRCPYAANICESKEPPMFKIGEQRFSKCWLKDENMAKEMLLTVQQKEEEEAVETPSNERKIGDVLLEVKELKKHFPITKGIFSKTVGHVRAVDGVSFTIYEGETLGLVGESGCGKSTAGRLITGLLKPTDGVVTFSGQDIKRANRQTMKKLRQRMQFVFQDPYSSLNPRMTVMDILGEPLEVHGIAKGKEKRERIVELLETVGLSRNDIQKFPHQFSGGQRQRIGIARALATDPDLLICDEAVSALDVSVQAQILNLLKDLQQKMGISYLFISHDLNVVKYISDRVSVMYLGEIVEVAEAETLFHKPLHPYSQALISAVPVPNPEKKPERIILKGEVPSPSNPPSGCKFHTRCAKALDICRQKKPILKEVLPGHTVSCHLY encoded by the coding sequence ATGAGTAAAGAAACAACGGCTTTGCTTCATGTTGATGAAATGAAAACGGTCTTCAAAACACGATTAGGACCTTTAGAAGCAGTTAACGGTGTTTCTTTTCATATATCCAAGGGAGAAACTGTCGCAATTGTTGGTGAATCCGGATCAGGAAAAAGCGTTTCTGCTTTATCCATCATGCGTTTATTGGAAAATTCAGGCAAAGTCTCTTCAGGCAAAGTCTTGTACAATGATGTGAATTTGAATGAATTATCAGATGAAGAGATTCGGAAAATTAGAGGAAAAGAAATTGCGATGATCTTCCAAGATCCGATGACGTGTCTGGACCCGGTTTATACGATTGGAGATCAAATTATAGAAGCAGTAAAAATACACGAAGATTTATCAAAGAAAGAATACTATGAGCGCGCGCTGCAACTCCTTCGTCTTGTCGGCCTTCCTGATGCTGAAGAAAGGATGACGAGCTACCCTCACCAATTGTCAGGAGGACAGAGGCAAAGAGTCATGATTGCCATTGCACTTGCCTGTCGGCCCAATCTGCTTATTGCAGATGAACCAACAACGGCGCTTGATGTGACAGTTCAAGCCCAAATTATGGAGCTTTTAAAAAAGCTGCAAGCTGAATTTGGCACAGCAATTTTTCTTGTCACACATGACCTCGGTGTCGTAGCTGAAATGGCGGACCGCGTTGTTGTTGTCTATGCGGGGCAAGTCGTGGAGCAAGCCGATGTCTACACATTATTTTCAAAACCCGAACACCCTTATACTGAAGCGCTATTAAAAAGCATCCCACGCATTGAAACGAAAAAAAGTGAACAGCTTTTAGCGATTAAAGGTTCGGTTCCTAGCTTAAATGATATGCCTTCGGGCTGCCGTTTTCACCCAAGATGTCCATATGCCGCAAACATTTGCGAGTCGAAAGAACCTCCAATGTTCAAGATTGGCGAACAGCGTTTCAGCAAATGTTGGCTTAAAGATGAAAACATGGCCAAAGAAATGCTTTTAACAGTGCAACAAAAGGAAGAAGAGGAAGCGGTTGAAACCCCGTCAAATGAAAGAAAAATAGGCGATGTCCTGCTTGAAGTAAAAGAGTTAAAAAAGCATTTTCCGATAACAAAAGGAATTTTTTCAAAAACAGTCGGCCATGTCCGGGCGGTTGATGGTGTTTCCTTTACGATTTATGAAGGGGAAACACTTGGACTCGTAGGGGAGTCGGGTTGCGGCAAATCAACAGCCGGGCGCTTAATCACTGGTTTATTAAAGCCGACAGATGGTGTTGTAACATTTTCAGGCCAAGACATCAAACGTGCTAATCGCCAAACAATGAAAAAGCTGCGTCAACGCATGCAATTTGTCTTTCAAGATCCGTACAGTTCCCTGAATCCCAGAATGACAGTTATGGATATTCTCGGGGAGCCGCTTGAAGTTCATGGCATTGCAAAAGGAAAGGAGAAGCGCGAACGGATTGTTGAACTGCTTGAGACGGTCGGTCTCTCACGCAACGATATTCAAAAATTCCCCCATCAATTTTCGGGAGGACAGCGCCAGCGAATTGGCATTGCGCGTGCGCTTGCAACAGACCCGGACTTATTAATTTGTGACGAAGCTGTTTCAGCGCTTGATGTCTCAGTCCAAGCGCAAATATTGAATTTGCTCAAAGATTTACAACAAAAAATGGGCATATCCTATCTTTTTATCTCACATGATCTAAACGTTGTGAAATATATTTCCGATCGTGTTTCCGTCATGTATCTGGGTGAAATTGTGGAAGTTGCAGAAGCAGAGACGTTGTTTCACAAACCGCTTCATCCTTATTCGCAAGCGCTTATTTCAGCGGTTCCAGTCCCTAATCCAGAGAAAAAGCCGGAACGAATCATATTAAAGGGAGAAGTGCCAAGTCCGTCAAACCCGCCTTCAGGATGCAAATTTCATACACGGTGTGCGAAAGCACTTGATATTTGCAGACAGAAGAAACCGATTTTGAAAGAGGTTTTGCCGGGTCATACGGTTTCATGTCATCTTTATTGA
- a CDS encoding class I adenylate-forming enzyme family protein codes for MLLTNLIHENISKYGEYPFLYYGDKEISNIEIEKIGKQFARLLRATGIKKGDRVLVCMPNRPEVIYAYQAILRSGAIVIPVMYLLHENEINFILENSGASAVITSLDTLPKVALATKTLPNKPKIICVDGSSQIEDVEVIDWQKAMNQDLEAYHVDFELEESDLAVILYTSGTTGKPKGVMLTHRNLSANLEASDELMSDEDRGTTLGVLPLAHVYGFGVMNGCFYRGNSIVIFSKFEVDEVFKAIEKHKVKSFAAVPAMIHAMVSSKNSEKYDLSSLEAVGSGSAALPITLRAAFKAKFQAEVRDAYGLSEASPGVATQRKDMPIKEGSVGVPLPGVEIKIVNEDGEELPAGEVGELIVKGANITPGYYRNEEETKKALRNGWLYTGDMAKVDEDGYLYIVDRKKDLIIRGGFNIYPRDLEELLSKHEAVSEVAVIGIPSDSMGEEVAACVVKREGVQVTESDLINYCQKHLAKYKTPKHILFFEQLPRNGVGKILKIKLKEMVADIGYSNLGKNAN; via the coding sequence ATGCTGCTGACAAACCTTATTCATGAGAATATTTCGAAATATGGCGAATATCCTTTTCTATACTATGGAGATAAAGAAATTTCAAACATTGAAATAGAAAAAATCGGGAAGCAATTTGCGCGCCTTTTACGCGCAACAGGAATTAAGAAAGGCGATCGTGTTCTCGTATGCATGCCTAATCGCCCGGAAGTCATCTATGCTTATCAAGCCATCCTACGGTCAGGAGCCATTGTTATACCTGTAATGTATTTGCTGCATGAAAATGAAATTAATTTTATATTGGAAAATTCAGGTGCCAGTGCAGTTATTACTTCCCTAGACACCCTTCCAAAAGTTGCATTAGCCACGAAAACATTGCCAAACAAACCGAAAATTATTTGTGTAGATGGAAGCAGCCAAATTGAAGATGTTGAGGTCATTGATTGGCAAAAGGCCATGAATCAAGATCTTGAAGCGTATCATGTAGATTTTGAATTAGAAGAATCGGATCTGGCTGTTATTCTCTATACTTCAGGAACAACCGGAAAACCGAAAGGCGTCATGCTGACTCACAGAAATCTTTCGGCGAATTTAGAAGCAAGTGACGAATTGATGTCTGATGAAGATCGTGGCACGACGCTTGGTGTGTTGCCGCTTGCCCATGTATACGGTTTTGGCGTGATGAATGGCTGTTTTTATCGCGGAAACTCAATTGTTATCTTTTCAAAATTTGAGGTGGATGAAGTTTTTAAAGCGATTGAAAAACATAAAGTCAAATCGTTTGCAGCCGTTCCTGCCATGATTCATGCAATGGTTTCAAGTAAAAATTCAGAAAAGTATGATTTATCGAGCCTGGAGGCTGTTGGCTCTGGTTCAGCGGCGCTTCCTATAACCCTAAGAGCTGCTTTTAAAGCGAAGTTTCAAGCGGAGGTGCGTGATGCATACGGTTTGTCGGAAGCTTCGCCTGGTGTTGCTACACAGCGTAAAGATATGCCAATTAAAGAAGGTTCTGTTGGGGTTCCGCTTCCAGGAGTTGAAATAAAGATTGTGAATGAAGACGGAGAGGAGCTTCCAGCAGGAGAAGTAGGCGAATTAATTGTAAAAGGTGCAAATATTACCCCTGGTTATTATCGGAATGAAGAAGAAACAAAAAAAGCCCTTCGAAATGGTTGGCTATATACTGGCGATATGGCGAAGGTGGATGAAGATGGCTATTTGTACATTGTTGACCGTAAAAAGGATTTAATTATCCGCGGTGGATTCAATATTTATCCTCGCGACCTTGAAGAGCTGCTTTCCAAACATGAAGCAGTTTCAGAGGTAGCAGTTATCGGTATACCTTCTGACAGTATGGGAGAAGAGGTTGCTGCTTGTGTCGTTAAGAGAGAAGGAGTTCAAGTAACAGAATCCGATTTAATAAACTATTGTCAAAAGCACCTGGCTAAATACAAAACGCCAAAGCATATTTTATTCTTTGAGCAATTGCCGAGAAACGGTGTAGGAAAAATATTAAAAATAAAGTTAAAGGAAATGGTGGCTGATATCGGCTATTCAAACTTAGGTAAAAACGCAAACTAA
- a CDS encoding MaoC/PaaZ C-terminal domain-containing protein — translation MLKISELNIGESSPLQTLDPVSRIDLIKYAGASGDYNPIHTIDDTAKQTGLPGIIAHGMWTMGNLSKLFTAYIGEGFVQKYTVRFAGMIFLNDVVTLQAKLIDKKENDLHFEVNATNQKGKAVVMGNVVFRLH, via the coding sequence ATGCTGAAAATCTCAGAACTTAACATAGGAGAGTCATCGCCTTTACAGACACTCGACCCTGTTTCAAGGATTGACCTGATAAAATATGCTGGAGCTTCAGGGGATTATAATCCGATTCATACGATTGACGATACGGCTAAACAAACAGGATTGCCTGGCATCATTGCACATGGAATGTGGACGATGGGTAATTTAAGCAAACTTTTCACCGCCTACATTGGAGAAGGTTTTGTTCAAAAGTATACCGTCCGTTTCGCTGGAATGATATTTTTAAATGATGTCGTGACATTGCAAGCTAAATTAATAGATAAAAAAGAGAATGATCTTCACTTTGAGGTGAACGCAACAAATCAAAAGGGGAAAGCGGTAGTCATGGGTAATGTCGTATTCCGTCTGCACTGA
- a CDS encoding MaoC family dehydratase N-terminal domain-containing protein, whose product MYKHLIGKSSEKVLNLVERGAVKKFAEAIGDPHPIYIDREFASNTKYKTNIAPPTFPITFDYGRIQDSGLPKAGLIHGEQEFEYVRPLFVGEEVYCYSKVTDYYEKQGSNGSLGFMVRKNSGEDKEGNEIFSSKSIIIITETVRKGMKHAENLRT is encoded by the coding sequence ATGTATAAACATTTGATCGGCAAGTCCTCTGAAAAAGTTCTTAATCTTGTTGAAAGAGGCGCAGTAAAAAAATTCGCTGAGGCGATCGGAGATCCGCATCCCATCTATATTGATAGAGAATTCGCCTCGAATACGAAGTATAAAACGAATATTGCACCCCCAACTTTTCCAATCACATTTGATTACGGCAGAATTCAGGATTCCGGGCTGCCAAAAGCAGGTTTGATTCATGGGGAGCAGGAATTTGAATACGTGAGGCCGCTGTTCGTCGGCGAAGAAGTGTATTGTTATTCCAAAGTAACCGACTATTACGAAAAGCAAGGAAGCAATGGATCACTCGGTTTTATGGTCAGGAAAAATAGTGGTGAAGATAAAGAAGGCAATGAAATATTTTCTAGTAAATCAATCATCATCATTACGGAAACGGTAAGAAAGGGGATGAAACATGCTGAAAATCTCAGAACTTAA